GCGTTATTTCTCCTTGATAGATATAGTCGCCATTTGCTGTTACGAGATCCAGACTGGTTTGCTGAACAATTAAATTTTGTAGTGCTAAAGTAAAAGTTCGCTCGATACCTGGTTCGACAAGAGTTGCCTCGTAACCAAAAAAATCAACTTGGAAGGTCTTGATATTATCAGGAATGGAAACACTAGTGAATCCATAGCTCACTCCGCACGATTGCAGTCCCGCAGCAATCAGCAATGATAAAACCAGTGCAGCTCTCCTAAAGATCATATTGCTTGATTTTACGATAAAGCGTACGCTCTGAAATACCAAGATCCTCAGCGGCAGCTTTTCTTTTTCCTTTATGACGTTCTAGTGATTTTTTGATCAGTTCAATTTCTTTATCCATTAACGAGAGTGACTCTTCTTCTTCTACTTCTTGGGCAAAATCATAGCGATCCGTACTTTCCACAGTTTCAGGTTCACTGTTGTCGTTTACAATAGCTGTGTTAGCATACGATTGGGGTGTGTCAATTGTAGTTTCAGAGTAACCGTTATCTATAATTTCTTCATAATCATCCACCGCACTTTCATTGCTGAAAACACGCTTGATCAGATTAGGATTTTCTTCTCTCACTTCGTTGGCATTACCTGAACTCATCAACTCGTTAGTCAGCTTTTTCAAGTCGTTGAGGTCGTTTTTCATGTCAAAAAGCACCTTGTAAAGAATCTCTCGCTCATTCGCAAAATCACTATCACCTTTCTTGCTTTCTTTTACAATCGCCGGTAGGTTTTTACCAGCATCAGGTAGGTAATTGCGCAAGGTTTGAGCATCGATCGCTCTATCTTTTTCTAAAACGCTGATCTGCTCAGCGATATTGCGCAGTTGCCTGATGTTCCCGCTCCAGCGGTAGTTGCTCAAAAGTGAGACGGCATTCTCATCCAGTCGCACGGTAGGCATCTTGTACTTCATCGCAAAGTCACTGGCAAACTTCCTGAATAACAAATGAATATCACCTTTACGTTCACGTAATGGCGGCAAGTGAATCTCAACCGTGCTTAAACGATAGTAAAGGTCTTCTCTGAATTTCCCTTTCTCAATCGCTTCAAACATTTTAACGTTTGTAGCTGCTACGATTCGCACATCTGTTTTCTGAGTGTTTGAAGAACCTACTTTTAAAAACTCTCCGTTTTCTAAAACACGTAATAAACGTACTTGAGTAGGTAGAGGCAGTTCACCGACTTCGTCCAAAAAGATCGTTCCTCCATCAGCTACTTCAAAATATCCCGATCGGGTAGTAGTGGCTCCGGTAAAAGCTCCTTTTTCATGGCCAAACAGCTCTGAGTCAATGGTTCCTTCAGGAATCGCACCGCAGTTGACAGCAATGTACTTGGCGTGTTTTCTAAAGGATTGAGAATGGATGATTTTTGGAATACTTTCCTTTCCCACACCACTTTCTCCAGTAACCAATACAGAAATATCAGTTGGGGCAACTTGCAAGGCTTTTTCAATCGCACGATTGAATCCTGCATCGTTACCTATGAGTTCAAATCTATTTTTAACCGACTGTACGCTTTCCATATTATTTCTGGGTTTCGTAAGTAACAGGTCCTTTCATATCGCTAAGACCGATCGGTGTTCCTATAAGTGTCGCACTAGTACAATCTGTCACTTCTACCATTACATAGTCACCTACTTTATAGTTCTCTTTTGGGAAAACGGTTACGTAATTCTGACTGTTTCGTCCGGCCCAGTGCTGATCTGATCTTTTGGATTCTTTCTCGATCAGACATTCCACCGTTTTGCCCACAAAAAACTGAGCTCGTTCAAATCCAGTTCTACGTTGAACGGCTATAATTTCATTGAGGCGTCTTTTCTTCACGTCTTCTGGCACATCGTCTTCCAGTTTTCTAGCCGCAAGCGTTCCTGGACGTTCTGAATAGGCAAACATGAATCCATAATCGTACTTCACATATTCCATAAGACTTAGTGTATCTTGATGGTCTTGCTCGGTTTCTGTTGGGAAACCTGCGATCATATCTTGCGAAATAGCACAGTTGGGAATGATGGCGTGAATACGATCGATCAATCGCATATATTCCTCTCGGGTATGCAAACGATTCATCGCTTTAAGAATGCGATCACTACCTGATTGTACCGGTAGATGGATGTAATTGCAAATATTGCGATGCTCTGCAATAGCATGCAACACATCATCACTTATATCTTGCGGATTGCTCGTTGAGAAGCGTATGCGCATGTGAGGTTGCGCTCTGGCAACCATGTGTAAAAGATTGGCAAAATCCACCGCCGTCGCTTGCTGCATGGGTGTGGCATTTTTGAAATCTTTTTTGAGACCGCCACCATACCATAAATAGGAGTCTACGTTTTGTCCTAGAAGTGTAATTTCCTTGAATCCCTTGTCGGCGAGTTGTTGTACTTCTTCAAGAATGGATTGTGGGTCACGACTACGCTCACGGCCACGCGTAAATGGAACTACACAAAACGTACACATGTTGTCGCAGCCACGGGTGATGGATACAAATGCGGTGACACCGTTAGAGTCCAGTCTTACGGGTGCGATGTCTCCATAAGTCTCGTCCTTACTCAAAATAACATTTACTGCGTCACGTCCTTCATCAACTTCAGCAACTAGATTAGGTAAGTCTTTATAGGCATCTGGTCCTACAACCATGTCTACAATCTTTTCTTCTTCCAGAAATTTTGATTTGAGACGCTCTGCCATGCAACCTAAAACCCCCACCTTCATTTTGGGATTAGCCTTTTGCTTGACTCTTTGGTACTTTTCCAGCCTCTTGCGCACGGTTTGTTCTGCCTTGTCCCTTATGGAACAGGTGTTTACGAGTACGAGATCTGCTTCTTCAATATTACTGGTCGTATTGAATCCTTGATCAGAAAGAATCGATGCGACAATCTCACTATCAGAAAAGTTCATCTGGCAGCCATAGCTCTCGATGTAGAGTTTCCTGCTGTTTTGCTCTTTTGATGTAAGTTCCAGGGTCGTTCCCTGCTGTTCTTCCACTATTACTTTTTCCATCCCTTTGCTCCGTTCTTAGAATCTGCAAATATACTTCAAGTTAATTTCAAGTGACACAATGGCAGTATTTTTAACGTTGCTGGAGGTTAGTGGTTGTTACGCTTTCGCGAAAGCGAAATTATTTAAATGCTTTTTAAACTTCTAAGTACGATGAAGAAACAAGATGTAAGACTCATGAGGCAAGACCTGTAGAATGTGTTCCGTCGCCTTAAGATTGAAACATATAATAAGGACACAGTCGAGTTTTCATTCCAAAAATGGATCAAGATGTGATCGTTCAAATTCCCGTTTTAAAACTTTGCAAATGCCGATATAAAAATTACATATACCTTTGCGAGCCAAAATTATTTCACCATGTCCAAAAATCTAGTCATCGTTGAGTCGCCAGCAAAGGCAAAGACCATTGAGAAATTCTTAGGCAAGGATTTTAAGGTGGCGAGTAGCTACGGCCATATCGCCGACCTGCCTTCTAAAGAACTAGGAGTAGACGTGGACAGTGACTTTGCTCCTAAATATGTAGTGAGCTCTGACAAGAAAAAGCTGGTGAGCGAGTTAAAAAAACAGGCCAAAAATTCTGACCTGATCTGGCTCGCAAGTGATGAGGACCGTGAGGGAGAAGCGATCGCATGGCACCTTGCTGAGCAGCTTGATCTCAAAAAGGAGAAGATCAAACGTATCGTTTTTAATGCGATCACTAAAAGTGCTGTGCAACACGCGATTGAGAATCCGCGCGGGATTGATTATGATCTCGTAAATGCGCAACAGGCGCGCAGGGTTTTGGATAGAATTGTGGGTTATGAAATCTCACCCATTCTCTGGCGTAAGGTTAAAGGTGGCGCCAGTGCTGGTCGCGTACAGTCTGTGGCAGTACGGTTGATCGTAGAGCGTGAAGATGAGATCATTAATTTTAAAAGTGAAGACTCTTTTAGAATTGATGCGGAGTTCACAACGGATAGCGGTGCGGTCGTAAAAGCAAAACTACCTAGCAATCTCAATTCGCTTAAAGAAGCGCAAGATTTCTTGGATCAGAATATCGATGCCATTTTTAAAGTGGCCGAGCTTAATAAAAAACCTGCCAAAAAATCTCCAGCACCACCATTTACAACTTCAACGCTTCAGCAAGAAGCATCTCGCAAGCTCTTCTTTAATGTAAGCCGTACCATGCAACTAGCCCAGCGACTGTATGAGGCTGGTCTCATCACTTACATGAGAACAGATAGTGTGAATTTGAGCAACGAGGCAAAAAAAGGAGCGGAACAGGAAATCAAAAACGCTTACGGAGATAAATTCCACAAGTCCCGCAATTATAAAGGGAAGTCAAAGGGAGCTCAAGAGGCGCACGAGGCGATCCGTCCAACAGATTTTTCCAAACACAGCGCTGGTAACGATCGAGACCAGATTAGATTATATGAATTGATCTGGAAGCGAGCTATTGCAAGTCAAATGAGCGATGCGCAGCTGGAAAGGACTACCGTTGCAATAGAAGCAGATAAACACGATAAGAGGTTTACAGCGAGCGGTGAGATTGTAAAATTTGAAGGTTTTCTCAAGGTGTATCTAGAAAGTACTGATGACGAAGATCTCGAGCAAGAAGGTCTATTGCCTGCACTTGAAGAACAACAAGAGCTTTTCAATCAAGCCATAACCGCAACTCAGCGTTTCACGAGACCACCATATCGTTATACAGAGGCATCTCTAGTGAAGAAATTAGAAGAGCTTGGCATAGGTAGACCTTCCACTTATGCACCTACCATTACCACG
This genomic interval from Nonlabens spongiae contains the following:
- the lptE gene encoding LPS assembly lipoprotein LptE, with the translated sequence MIFRRAALVLSLLIAAGLQSCGVSYGFTSVSIPDNIKTFQVDFFGYEATLVEPGIERTFTLALQNLIVQQTSLDLVTANGDYIYQGEITRYYIAPITATADNLASQNRLTIEVNVRFINTKDDEASFEKRFSFFYDYDANQAMQGATLDTALEVIYGQITQDIVNATLANW
- a CDS encoding sigma 54-interacting transcriptional regulator, which translates into the protein MESVQSVKNRFELIGNDAGFNRAIEKALQVAPTDISVLVTGESGVGKESIPKIIHSQSFRKHAKYIAVNCGAIPEGTIDSELFGHEKGAFTGATTTRSGYFEVADGGTIFLDEVGELPLPTQVRLLRVLENGEFLKVGSSNTQKTDVRIVAATNVKMFEAIEKGKFREDLYYRLSTVEIHLPPLRERKGDIHLLFRKFASDFAMKYKMPTVRLDENAVSLLSNYRWSGNIRQLRNIAEQISVLEKDRAIDAQTLRNYLPDAGKNLPAIVKESKKGDSDFANEREILYKVLFDMKNDLNDLKKLTNELMSSGNANEVREENPNLIKRVFSNESAVDDYEEIIDNGYSETTIDTPQSYANTAIVNDNSEPETVESTDRYDFAQEVEEEESLSLMDKEIELIKKSLERHKGKRKAAAEDLGISERTLYRKIKQYDL
- the miaB gene encoding tRNA (N6-isopentenyl adenosine(37)-C2)-methylthiotransferase MiaB, with amino-acid sequence MEKVIVEEQQGTTLELTSKEQNSRKLYIESYGCQMNFSDSEIVASILSDQGFNTTSNIEEADLVLVNTCSIRDKAEQTVRKRLEKYQRVKQKANPKMKVGVLGCMAERLKSKFLEEEKIVDMVVGPDAYKDLPNLVAEVDEGRDAVNVILSKDETYGDIAPVRLDSNGVTAFVSITRGCDNMCTFCVVPFTRGRERSRDPQSILEEVQQLADKGFKEITLLGQNVDSYLWYGGGLKKDFKNATPMQQATAVDFANLLHMVARAQPHMRIRFSTSNPQDISDDVLHAIAEHRNICNYIHLPVQSGSDRILKAMNRLHTREEYMRLIDRIHAIIPNCAISQDMIAGFPTETEQDHQDTLSLMEYVKYDYGFMFAYSERPGTLAARKLEDDVPEDVKKRRLNEIIAVQRRTGFERAQFFVGKTVECLIEKESKRSDQHWAGRNSQNYVTVFPKENYKVGDYVMVEVTDCTSATLIGTPIGLSDMKGPVTYETQK
- the topA gene encoding type I DNA topoisomerase; the encoded protein is MSKNLVIVESPAKAKTIEKFLGKDFKVASSYGHIADLPSKELGVDVDSDFAPKYVVSSDKKKLVSELKKQAKNSDLIWLASDEDREGEAIAWHLAEQLDLKKEKIKRIVFNAITKSAVQHAIENPRGIDYDLVNAQQARRVLDRIVGYEISPILWRKVKGGASAGRVQSVAVRLIVEREDEIINFKSEDSFRIDAEFTTDSGAVVKAKLPSNLNSLKEAQDFLDQNIDAIFKVAELNKKPAKKSPAPPFTTSTLQQEASRKLFFNVSRTMQLAQRLYEAGLITYMRTDSVNLSNEAKKGAEQEIKNAYGDKFHKSRNYKGKSKGAQEAHEAIRPTDFSKHSAGNDRDQIRLYELIWKRAIASQMSDAQLERTTVAIEADKHDKRFTASGEIVKFEGFLKVYLESTDDEDLEQEGLLPALEEQQELFNQAITATQRFTRPPYRYTEASLVKKLEELGIGRPSTYAPTITTIQNRKYIEKGQSEGEERGYTQLTLSNGKVKEKQLTEKTGSNKNKLVPTDVGRVVNSFLVEHFGEILDYNFTAKVEESFDNIAEGKEEWTDMMDHFYKSFHPKVKDVAENAEREVGERELGKHPESGKPVIVRLGRFGPMAQIGHADDEEKPQFASLLPSQSLNTIELEEALDLFKLPRTLGEYKGYPIEVNQGRYGPYVKFNEKTFVSLEKTDDPMTITEDRAMELIKAKEKADAPIYEYDGQPVTKGVGRFGPFIKWAGMFISVNKKYDFDNLSNADIEMLIKDKIQKEKDKLIVDWEEEGIRIEKARWGRHNIVKGKTKVEIGKEVDPLKVSLEKAKELLEKKAPKKKTAAKRKSTTKLKTAKKS